A single Plasmodium yoelii strain 17X genome assembly, chromosome: 10 DNA region contains:
- a CDS encoding DNA mismatch repair protein Msh2, with product MENNETVEINNDEILCLFIDTKKYQKTIGVCFYNYLKCEFLMTEFIDNGYFTALESLFIQKRPCKCFFNSTTDLVDEEKVLNLFKMCNIEPILTDKKKYDITNLKEELKLIIPQNDDIRNYDKHLELENASKCLMVLINYLKFKEDEDINYQCSINIYNMNLYMRLDKAAITALNILPNKKNTHSYNNNTSLLKFLDKCNTSIGSKKLVSWITQPLTNALEINQRLNIVETFIDEDDIRNSVFCNYLKRIPELDKLNHYLKEINKNNDIRVNSKYNEEMILKDIVKLYYAILDFKQIYFLLVSINGKHKETLNEILIKPLHDILNKFSKFLDMIEMTIDLKEIEENKVYLISKHFDSELEQIYNEKSALMKKIKNHKEDVEKDLFSDKHDRRNKKAMREDIRLIECNTNGFLFRVCKKDCPLVQQQKKKYLPIRMNKNEFLFTTNTLKNLCREYEHCLSIYNTLQSEIVKKTICAVSTYTPVIEKFIDVVSTLDVLVSFSVVCYNSPFTYVRPALVKNGENVIMKKSRHPLLELQHNISNFIPNDIHMNKNKSRLIIVTGPNMGGKSTYIRQIAIICILAQIGMFVPCDFCEIPIFTQIMCRVGASDFQLKGISTFLSEMIEASAIIKNADNNSLIIVDELGRGTSTYEGLGISWSIGKYILDNIKCFCLFATHFHEMSNIAYQCEGVINRHIETIIDQKNKKICFLYEIKDGASNKSYGVNVAEIAKLPKDVIQKAYEKVEELESAENKYYLKEKLNIDTSSSTNEKYKNNISNYVKIKDEINYIFSSKDESEFIKRFISKKTYLKELTI from the coding sequence atgGAAAATAACGAAACAGTTGAGATAAACAATGATGAAATATTATGCTTATTTATAGATACGAAGAAGTATCAGAAAACGATAGGtgtttgtttttataattatttaaaatgtgaATTTTTAATGACTGAATTTATTGACAATGGATATTTTACTGCCTTAGAATCATTGTTTATACAGAAAAGACCATGTAAGTGTTTTTTTAATAGTACGACTGATTTAGTTGATGAAGAAAAggttttaaatttatttaagaTGTGTAATATAGAACCTATTTTAacagataaaaaaaaatatgatataacaaatttaaaagaaGAATTGAAATTAATAATACCACAAAATGATGACATTCGAAATTACGATAAACATTTAGAATTAGAGAATGCAAGTAAATGTTTAATGgtgttaataaattatttaaaatttaaagaagatgaagatataaattatcaatgtagtattaatatatataatatgaatttatatatgaGATTAGATAAGGCCGCTATTACTGCATTAAATATTCttccaaataaaaaaaatacgcatagttataataataatacaagcttattaaaatttttagaTAAATGCAACACTTCTATTGGATCTAAAAAATTAGTTTCTTGGATAACACAGCCATTAACAAATGCTTTAGAAATTAATCAAAGATTAAATATTGTTGAAACATTTATAGACGAAGATGATATACGTAATAGCGTTTTTTGTAACTATTTAAAAAGGATACCTGaattagataaattaaatcattacctaaaagaaataaataagaaTAACGATATCAGAGTAAATTctaaatataatgaagaaatGATATTAAAAGATATTGTAAAACTATATTATGCAATTTTAGattttaaacaaatatattttttattagtatCTATTAATGGAAAACATAAAGAAACATTAAATGAAATTCTTATTAAACCATTAcatgatatattaaataaattttcaaaattctTAGATATGATCGAAATGACTATTGATTTAAAAGaaattgaagaaaataaagtTTATTTAATTTCAAAACATTTCGATTCAGAACtagaacaaatatataatgaaaaaagtgcattaatgaaaaaaattaaaaatcaTAAAGAAGATGTCGAAAAAGATTTATTTTCTGATAAACATGATAGACGTAATAAAAAAGCAATGAGAGAAGACATTAGATTAATAGAATGTAATACTAATGGATTCTTATTTCGAGTGTGTAAAAAAGATTGTCCTTTAGTTcaacaacaaaaaaaaaaatatttaccaATACGTATGAATAAAAacgaatttttatttacaacaaatactttaaaaaatttatgtagAGAATATGAACATTGTTTAagtatttataatacattgCAATCagaaattgtaaaaaaaacaatatgtgCTGTATCTACATATACCCCTGTAATTGAAAAATTTATAGATGTAGTATCTACGTTAGATGTGTTAGTATCATTTTCTGTTGTTTGTTATAATTCACCTTTTACATATGTTAGACCAGCATTAGttaaaaatggagaaaatgttattatgaaaaaatcgAGACATCCATTATTAGAATTACAACATAATATAAGTAATTTTATACCCAATGATATACATAtgaataaaaacaaaagtaGATTAATAATAGTTACAGGACCCAACATGGGAGGAAAAAGTACATATATCAGGCAAATAgctataatatgtatattagcACAAATAGGAATGTTTGTTCCATGTGATTTTTGTGAAATACCTATTTTTACTCAAATTATGTGTCGAGTAGGTGCATCTGATTTTCAATTAAAAGGAATTTCAACTTTCTTATCAGAAATGATAGAAGCATCagcaattataaaaaatgctgATAATAATTCACTAATTATCGTTGACGAATTAGGTAGAGGAACATCTACATATGAAGGGTTAGGAATAAGTTGGTCTattggaaaatatattttagatAACATAAAATGTTTTTGTTTATTCGCTACTCATTTTCATGAAATGTCAAACATAGCTTATCAATGCGAAGGTGTTATTAACAGACATATCGAAACAATAATTgatcaaaaaaacaaaaaaatatgctttCTATACGAAATTAAAGATGGTGCATCTAATAAAAGTTATGGTGTAAATGTAGCTGAAATAGCTAAACTTCCTAAAGATGTTATACAAAAGGCATATGAAAAAGTAGAAGAATTGGAATCTGCTGAAAATAAATActatttaaaagaaaaattaaatattgaCACTTCCTCTAGCAccaatgaaaaatataaaaataatatttccaaTTACGTGAAAATTAAAGAtgaaattaattatatattttcttcgaAAGATGAAAGTGAATTCATCAAACGATTTATATCCAAAAAAACGTATCTCAAGGAGCTCACCATTTAA